A section of the Elizabethkingia anophelis R26 genome encodes:
- a CDS encoding TonB-dependent receptor — MKNAVIFLMGSCVISYSSTLKAQEKTAGKDPVKNIESVNVSGKQNLDALTVPRKTLDFIQSGTLGETLSKIPGIQNSYYGPNSGAPVIRSLSGNRVRVLENGVAVNDLSGISPDLNIDTEINNVQSITVYKSSAAVLYGGKAIGGAVDLETDYIPRQLPVKALEFKGYLEGGTNSGQRQGFSAKGKVGKNWAWTVGANNYKQDVVRIPGSSKDPRCYDPQLVGFDSGLQAMCQLDVRSRNVLNKSLFPYIDQFAKDHFVEYELSEDDLYTFRPTYRNSKDGKDYPNPKNDLYIPGQDPTKDRYTREVNSIKDLGPVKDGEITNSHSERNSFHIGTGYVGESFYVGAAYQNSYSYFGAPGYAMPKMPEHSHGNKPQEKIDYLPINVMSLTHKAMLESAYKFRNSPIASIKLSYMGVFSENTEMLDKRRANQLDVNQHNGRVEFVQQKMKFLTGTTGVEVQYREMDSSGNLRYLPNNISREIGFYTMQHLNFNFLEFDLGYRNDHVQRRADADKNYVRSRGMSGGKLSDRDFTLNQYHAGMTWNIFKKAYLKAQYNHSERAPEINELYAGNNHYALMVEENGDDRLDKEVAKTWEIGGGLNLKNIRLSASWYHTKYDNYIYLAHTGISRAGGFSVKEWRSDNTEINGLEAEAAYKFDLSKFGKWEFGSYFDLVRNISVADSSIRKWSDGDYMPNMPTSRFGFNLAGTINRFSLNVSLDHYMKQKYLGKNINPELPMPAYSLLNARISYESTLSNLNIEYYITGNNLLNKEARPQNSPLKFLAPLPGINISVGVKIKV, encoded by the coding sequence ATGAAGAATGCTGTTATTTTTTTAATGGGGAGTTGCGTTATTTCATACTCTTCTACTCTGAAAGCTCAGGAAAAAACTGCCGGAAAGGATCCTGTAAAAAATATCGAGTCAGTCAATGTCTCCGGAAAACAAAATCTGGATGCGCTGACTGTACCCAGGAAGACCTTAGATTTTATACAATCCGGAACACTTGGTGAAACTTTAAGTAAAATTCCCGGAATTCAGAATTCTTATTATGGACCCAACTCCGGAGCTCCGGTAATTCGAAGCCTTAGCGGAAACAGAGTAAGAGTATTGGAAAACGGTGTTGCAGTAAATGATCTCTCGGGAATTAGCCCGGATTTGAATATTGATACTGAAATTAATAATGTGCAGAGTATCACAGTATATAAAAGTTCGGCAGCAGTATTGTACGGTGGTAAAGCTATTGGCGGAGCTGTAGATTTGGAAACAGATTATATACCACGACAGCTCCCTGTAAAAGCTTTAGAGTTTAAAGGTTATCTGGAAGGCGGGACTAATAGCGGTCAGAGACAGGGATTTTCAGCAAAAGGTAAAGTTGGAAAAAACTGGGCATGGACGGTTGGCGCAAACAATTATAAACAGGATGTTGTGCGGATTCCCGGATCTTCCAAAGATCCCCGTTGTTACGATCCGCAGCTGGTAGGGTTTGATAGCGGACTACAGGCAATGTGCCAATTGGATGTACGTTCCAGAAATGTACTGAATAAAAGTCTTTTTCCTTATATAGACCAATTTGCAAAAGACCATTTTGTAGAATATGAACTTTCGGAAGACGACCTTTATACTTTCAGACCAACCTACAGGAATTCAAAAGACGGAAAGGATTATCCGAATCCTAAAAACGATCTATACATCCCCGGTCAAGATCCTACGAAAGATCGTTACACACGAGAAGTAAATAGTATAAAAGATTTGGGTCCCGTAAAAGACGGTGAGATTACAAACAGCCATTCGGAGAGAAATTCTTTTCATATTGGTACCGGTTATGTTGGGGAGTCCTTTTATGTAGGTGCTGCTTATCAGAATTCTTACTCCTATTTTGGTGCTCCGGGTTATGCAATGCCAAAGATGCCGGAACATTCACATGGTAATAAACCTCAGGAAAAAATAGACTATCTTCCGATTAATGTAATGAGCTTAACACATAAAGCCATGCTGGAATCTGCTTATAAATTCCGAAATTCTCCTATAGCCAGTATAAAACTGAGCTATATGGGTGTTTTTTCCGAGAATACAGAAATGCTGGATAAACGAAGAGCTAATCAGTTGGATGTAAATCAGCATAACGGGCGTGTAGAATTTGTACAGCAAAAGATGAAATTCTTAACAGGGACAACCGGTGTGGAAGTGCAATACCGCGAAATGGACAGCAGTGGAAACCTGCGTTATTTACCCAATAATATCAGCCGTGAAATAGGCTTCTACACCATGCAGCACCTTAACTTCAATTTTCTTGAATTCGATCTGGGATACCGCAACGATCATGTACAGCGAAGAGCGGATGCAGATAAAAATTATGTAAGAAGTCGTGGTATGTCTGGTGGAAAACTCTCTGACAGAGATTTTACCCTAAATCAGTATCATGCAGGAATGACCTGGAATATATTTAAAAAAGCCTATTTGAAAGCACAGTACAATCACTCCGAAAGAGCTCCCGAAATAAATGAACTATATGCCGGAAACAATCATTATGCATTAATGGTTGAAGAAAACGGAGACGACAGACTAGATAAAGAAGTTGCTAAAACTTGGGAAATAGGAGGTGGACTAAATCTAAAAAATATACGGTTGTCAGCTAGCTGGTATCATACAAAATATGATAATTATATTTATCTGGCTCATACAGGAATTTCCAGAGCCGGAGGATTTTCGGTAAAGGAGTGGCGTAGTGATAACACGGAAATCAATGGTCTTGAGGCAGAAGCAGCATACAAATTTGACTTGTCTAAATTCGGGAAGTGGGAATTCGGTTCCTACTTCGATTTGGTACGAAATATAAGCGTAGCCGATTCTTCCATCAGAAAATGGAGTGACGGAGATTATATGCCGAATATGCCAACCAGCAGATTCGGATTTAATCTTGCCGGTACTATTAACAGATTTAGTCTCAATGTATCTCTGGATCATTACATGAAACAAAAATATCTTGGTAAAAATATCAATCCGGAACTTCCTATGCCGGCGTATTCACTTTTAAATGCCCGTATTTCTTATGAAAGTACCTTAAGTAATTTGAATATTGAATATTATATTACCGGAAATAATCTGCTGAATAAAGAAGCCAGACCACAAAATTCACCACTGAAATTTTTGGCTCCGTTACCTGGAATTAATATTTCTGTGGGCGTGAAGATAAAAGTGTAG
- a CDS encoding Fur family transcriptional regulator, translated as MRNTIAKAKILELINHSEVALSHSEIEKLTEGLCNRVTIYRVLDRLTDEGHIHRFINIDGHQKFAACHHCDAQHHHNHAHFSCTQCGTVSCLEDVEPVYKLPKEYKVQDMNFVLSGVCPRCVK; from the coding sequence ATGAGAAACACGATTGCCAAAGCAAAAATACTGGAACTGATTAATCATTCTGAAGTTGCGCTGTCTCATTCTGAAATAGAAAAGCTGACGGAAGGATTGTGTAACAGGGTTACCATATACCGTGTATTGGACAGGTTAACTGACGAAGGCCACATCCATAGGTTTATCAACATAGATGGTCATCAGAAATTTGCTGCCTGTCATCATTGTGATGCACAGCATCATCATAACCACGCACACTTTAGCTGTACACAATGCGGGACAGTCTCCTGTCTTGAAGATGTAGAACCTGTTTATAAACTTCCAAAGGAATATAAAGTACAGGATATGAATTTTGTGTTGTCCGGTGTTTGCCCGAGATGTGTTAAATAG
- a CDS encoding AraC family transcriptional regulator encodes MDSISVLQMGLFQENNTSSGFYFNTMKGHLKSSHKHIEKPHRHDFYVTVLFTQGSGVHEIDFQSYDVQAGSLFFLSPGQIHSWELSDDTDGYIFFFSQEYYNMHYVNQKLKNFPFFSSVSFPRKLQLDNQNLQKIDSLFTELQEESLEENLMQKENILALITRIYIQSVRLFSKDQQLLNPANVFSYIRHYQEFEALLEEHFLVRKSSSYYADLLGITAKHLNRITQTVVQKKASDVITERVILEAKRMLIYLNESLTDIAFKLGFEEYSYFSRVFSKNTGETPSHFVLRHKS; translated from the coding sequence ATGGATTCTATCTCTGTACTTCAAATGGGTCTCTTTCAGGAGAATAATACGTCTTCTGGTTTTTATTTTAATACCATGAAAGGGCATTTAAAGAGTAGTCATAAACATATTGAAAAACCCCATCGTCATGATTTTTATGTAACGGTACTATTCACACAGGGAAGTGGAGTTCACGAGATAGATTTTCAGAGTTATGATGTACAGGCTGGCAGTCTATTTTTTCTGTCACCTGGTCAGATACACAGCTGGGAGCTTTCTGATGATACAGATGGTTATATCTTCTTTTTTTCACAAGAATATTACAATATGCATTATGTAAATCAGAAGCTGAAAAACTTTCCATTTTTTTCCTCAGTCTCTTTTCCCAGAAAACTTCAGCTTGACAATCAGAATTTGCAGAAGATTGATTCTCTGTTTACGGAACTTCAGGAAGAAAGTTTAGAGGAAAACCTGATGCAGAAAGAAAATATCCTGGCTCTTATTACGAGAATCTATATTCAGTCTGTAAGATTATTCTCAAAAGACCAGCAATTACTGAATCCAGCTAATGTTTTCTCATATATCCGCCATTACCAGGAGTTTGAAGCACTTTTGGAAGAGCATTTTCTGGTGCGTAAATCCAGTTCTTATTATGCAGATTTATTGGGGATTACGGCTAAACATCTTAACCGTATTACCCAGACTGTAGTACAAAAAAAGGCTTCCGATGTTATTACCGAAAGGGTAATACTGGAAGCCAAAAGAATGTTGATTTATCTGAACGAAAGCCTTACAGATATTGCTTTCAAACTGGGATTTGAAGAGTACTCTTATTTCTCCAGGGTATTTAGTAAAAATACCGGGGAGACTCCTTCACATTTCGTTCTGAGGCATAAATCATAG
- the ccoG gene encoding cytochrome c oxidase accessory protein CcoG, with product MNTQFQAPVDLQEESFRNEVGTMDKTGKRKWVFPRKPKGKFTNYRDYTSYALLAIFFILPFLKINNNPFFLFNILDRHFFIFGQPFYLQDFFILAIGAVTSVIFVMLFSIVFGRIFCGWLCPQTIFMEMIFRKIEYWIEGDRNKQMKLDKQEWNAEKIRKRLLKWSVFLLIAVIITHFMFMYIVGYEQVFKIMQEGPAAHPVNFIVMIVFTGLFYFVFSWLREQVCTLICPYGRLQGVLIDKQTINVYYDYKRGENRSKWRNNEDRKALGKGDCIDCNQCVVVCPTGIDIRNGQQLECINCTACIDACDEIMEKVGLPKGLVRYATEQEIEAGTKFKFTPRMKATTVALSLLVGLVGYLMYDRGSMEAKFLKVPGTSFQITDGKINNLYTYTFLNKENSKKIITIKVLNPANATITYYGPVKITLKENEIIKGNISIAFPEKEMKLSKQNITIGIFDEKGKMITSYNTTFEGPFKFAL from the coding sequence ATGAATACTCAATTCCAGGCGCCTGTAGATCTTCAGGAAGAAAGTTTCCGAAACGAAGTCGGAACGATGGACAAAACCGGAAAAAGAAAATGGGTCTTTCCCCGCAAGCCAAAAGGAAAATTTACCAACTACAGGGATTATACCAGTTATGCTCTGCTCGCTATATTTTTTATACTCCCCTTTCTGAAAATTAATAACAATCCGTTCTTTCTCTTCAATATTCTGGACAGGCATTTTTTTATTTTCGGACAGCCCTTCTATCTCCAGGATTTCTTTATCCTGGCTATCGGAGCAGTAACATCCGTAATCTTCGTAATGCTTTTCAGTATTGTATTTGGTCGGATTTTCTGTGGCTGGCTTTGCCCGCAAACCATCTTTATGGAGATGATTTTCCGAAAAATAGAGTACTGGATTGAGGGAGACCGTAACAAACAAATGAAACTGGATAAGCAGGAGTGGAATGCTGAAAAGATAAGAAAACGTCTTTTGAAATGGTCGGTATTTTTACTTATCGCCGTTATCATTACACATTTTATGTTTATGTACATCGTAGGCTACGAACAAGTCTTTAAAATCATGCAGGAAGGTCCGGCAGCTCATCCTGTAAACTTCATTGTCATGATTGTATTCACAGGCTTATTTTACTTTGTTTTTTCATGGCTCAGAGAACAGGTTTGTACCCTGATATGTCCATACGGAAGACTACAAGGCGTACTTATTGACAAACAGACCATCAATGTTTATTACGATTACAAACGTGGTGAAAACCGGTCGAAATGGAGAAATAATGAAGACCGGAAAGCTTTAGGCAAAGGCGATTGTATAGACTGCAACCAATGTGTCGTGGTATGTCCTACAGGAATTGATATTAGAAACGGTCAACAGCTGGAATGCATCAACTGTACAGCATGTATCGATGCCTGCGACGAAATTATGGAAAAGGTAGGTTTACCAAAAGGACTGGTACGTTATGCCACGGAACAGGAAATAGAAGCCGGTACCAAGTTTAAGTTTACGCCAAGGATGAAGGCTACTACTGTAGCATTGTCCTTATTAGTAGGATTAGTAGGCTACCTGATGTATGACAGAGGAAGTATGGAAGCCAAGTTTCTGAAAGTTCCGGGAACTTCTTTCCAGATAACAGACGGAAAAATCAACAACCTTTATACTTACACCTTCCTGAACAAGGAAAATTCTAAAAAAATCATCACAATTAAGGTACTGAACCCTGCTAATGCAACCATCACCTATTATGGTCCCGTTAAAATAACGTTGAAAGAAAACGAGATTATAAAGGGAAACATCAGTATCGCATTCCCGGAAAAAGAGATGAAACTGAGCAAGCAGAATATTACCATTGGTATTTTTGATGAAAAAGGAAAAATGATTACTTCTTACAATACAACTTTCGAAGGTCCTTTTAAATTTGCTTTATAA
- a CDS encoding CocE/NonD family hydrolase: MKKILSLATLFFSLLIFSQNITINQFKKVDSSNIKSLLNYLGTVVKKQIFDNKDTPDNDNLFRMNFVMGDYKTALEQLNDVRSSFMKGNPKMAAAMGTQYEVYMNTLQRLNNNQDFNKTYQAELLKKYNSLASSAQVFMPFFFGLTSKETKEDLSSFIKSDITDKSSIDLKTALLLFRKYGSNLIAEATYTQGLPILEKLDQESYTVNDSVIVYTKDKKEISISTVINKKIQHPGPVIIVNTIYSSPGNIGTAKQLASNGYSCVYINTRGKYHSKEIIEPFEHEYEDISDVIDWIVQQPWSNGKVGMIGGSYLGFSQWAATKKLHPALKTIIPQAPVGIGIDYPMSGNVFMSYMLRWIDHVTINKLTDNAGFSNEKKWNDLYKKWYTSGMAFNKLDSINGKKSEIFQRWLKHPSYDAYWQSMTPDPKEYSKINIPILTTTGYFDDDQLGAMYYYKNHIKYNPNMDHYLVIGPYDHYGPQGYITSEVMGVKIDPVAELNLNEICFQWFDYILKGKSKPDFLKGRINYEVMGDNIWKSANSMQEFDRTKVKYYLGEGLKLGENKSGKLAFTTLSVNFKDRSDVDKFVLTDNPELVNESIQEKDNSLLFTTDTFEKDTELTGSFSASLNFSVNKKDCDIVAELYQLLPDGKYFLLSSYLNRASYAKDRSKRQLLTPGKKETIPVTGTPFVSKKIEKGSKLLLKIGVKKSPAWQINYGTGKDVSTETIEDAGAPMEIKWYNDSFIEIPLKK, encoded by the coding sequence ATGAAAAAAATACTAAGCCTTGCCACGCTATTTTTCAGCCTTCTGATTTTTTCCCAAAATATAACAATTAATCAGTTTAAAAAAGTAGATTCTTCCAATATAAAATCTCTTTTAAACTATCTGGGTACTGTCGTAAAAAAACAAATTTTCGATAATAAGGATACTCCTGATAATGACAACTTATTCCGAATGAATTTTGTGATGGGTGATTATAAAACAGCATTGGAGCAACTCAATGATGTAAGGAGCAGCTTCATGAAAGGGAATCCTAAAATGGCTGCTGCTATGGGAACCCAATACGAGGTGTATATGAACACCTTACAACGCTTGAACAATAATCAGGATTTTAATAAAACATATCAGGCGGAATTACTAAAAAAATATAATTCCCTGGCGAGTAGCGCTCAGGTCTTTATGCCATTTTTCTTTGGTCTTACATCAAAAGAAACAAAAGAAGATCTTAGCAGCTTCATCAAAAGCGATATTACAGACAAAAGTAGTATCGATCTGAAAACAGCATTATTACTATTCAGAAAATACGGATCCAATCTTATTGCTGAAGCAACATATACACAAGGTCTTCCTATTCTGGAAAAATTAGATCAGGAAAGCTATACAGTAAACGACAGTGTCATTGTCTACACGAAAGATAAAAAAGAAATAAGTATCTCTACGGTTATCAATAAAAAAATACAGCATCCGGGACCTGTAATTATTGTCAACACAATTTACTCTTCTCCCGGAAATATAGGCACCGCAAAGCAATTGGCCAGTAATGGATACTCTTGTGTATATATTAATACAAGAGGCAAATACCACAGTAAGGAAATAATAGAACCTTTTGAACATGAATACGAGGATATTAGTGATGTAATCGACTGGATTGTTCAGCAACCATGGAGTAATGGAAAAGTAGGAATGATTGGCGGCAGTTATCTTGGATTCAGCCAATGGGCTGCTACAAAGAAATTACATCCGGCACTTAAAACAATTATCCCGCAGGCTCCTGTAGGCATAGGAATAGACTATCCAATGAGCGGCAATGTTTTTATGAGCTATATGCTAAGATGGATAGACCATGTTACCATAAATAAATTAACAGATAATGCCGGATTCAGTAATGAGAAAAAATGGAATGATCTCTATAAAAAATGGTATACCAGTGGTATGGCATTTAATAAGCTCGATTCTATTAACGGCAAAAAAAGTGAGATTTTCCAACGCTGGCTAAAGCACCCTTCATACGATGCTTATTGGCAAAGCATGACTCCTGATCCAAAGGAATATTCAAAAATAAACATTCCTATTCTTACCACAACAGGTTATTTCGACGATGATCAGTTGGGCGCTATGTATTATTATAAAAACCATATAAAGTACAATCCAAATATGGATCACTATCTCGTTATAGGTCCATACGATCATTATGGACCTCAAGGTTATATTACTTCTGAAGTTATGGGGGTAAAAATAGATCCTGTTGCGGAGCTTAATTTAAATGAAATTTGTTTTCAGTGGTTTGATTATATCTTAAAAGGAAAAAGCAAACCTGATTTTCTGAAAGGAAGGATCAATTATGAAGTGATGGGCGATAATATCTGGAAAAGTGCCAATTCAATGCAGGAGTTCGACCGGACAAAGGTAAAATACTATTTAGGTGAAGGTCTAAAACTTGGTGAAAACAAATCAGGTAAATTGGCATTTACTACTTTAAGTGTAAACTTTAAAGACAGAAGCGATGTAGATAAATTTGTACTGACAGATAATCCGGAGCTTGTTAATGAAAGTATTCAGGAAAAAGACAACAGTCTTTTGTTTACAACAGATACTTTTGAAAAAGACACTGAGTTAACTGGTTCTTTTTCTGCAAGCTTAAACTTCTCGGTTAATAAAAAAGATTGTGATATTGTTGCAGAGCTATACCAGTTGCTTCCTGACGGAAAATATTTTCTTCTTTCCAGCTATCTTAACAGAGCCAGTTACGCTAAAGACAGAAGCAAGAGACAACTCTTAACTCCCGGCAAGAAAGAAACAATTCCTGTAACAGGTACACCTTTTGTAAGTAAAAAAATAGAAAAAGGCAGTAAATTATTACTAAAAATAGGCGTTAAGAAAAGCCCGGCATGGCAGATTAATTATGGAACAGGTAAAGATGTAAGTACTGAAACCATTGAAGATGCCGGAGCACCTATGGAGATAAAATGGTATAATGACAGTTTTATAGAAATTCCGTTAAAAAAATAA
- a CDS encoding tetratricopeptide repeat protein, with translation MQKIVLLLLVLFSYLGMGQKKKEIDSLLSNIARLENPKTRLEANANKTDKIIKMSTEAYYQAKEIDYTDGQARAIISIARNYIFIGELKKALEKLNDGLSFTQGDNQLQKYRLSLFMLKASVLSQLGYSDEAKANYNNVAETIEKIPEYSSDADYYKKIFKHSSYILTYEQDRAQIPGNAEQKKQYLLQTYKDIKQIKNNTIIKTVLSVHCLRALVSYYTELNDTNKAEQYLKEGDSLHSDFPGWIIKRNFLLGNIEKKKKNYTKAIEVYNIALKDAGLYQRKYEETQIYNQIAECYHELKDYKNESLYLDKSKRLNTSIDIDEKATAGEVLKHATKNEIGESSFLNPTKLYYLIAIPFLIVILIIILRRKTTQSNIIDVITEKPAGSEDENEAEKLNHETLNLLINLAEDDDPSFYFKFNDVFPDFSENLLKINPKLTQSDLEYCAMMKLNFDTKKIASIKRLSIGAVESKKYRIRKKLDISTEENIYIWLMDK, from the coding sequence ATGCAGAAAATAGTGCTCTTGCTTCTTGTTCTTTTCTCATATCTTGGTATGGGGCAAAAGAAAAAAGAAATTGATAGTTTGCTCAGTAATATCGCACGGCTGGAAAACCCTAAAACCCGTCTCGAAGCAAATGCAAATAAGACTGACAAGATAATAAAAATGAGTACAGAAGCCTATTATCAGGCTAAAGAAATTGATTATACTGATGGGCAGGCAAGAGCAATAATCTCCATCGCCAGAAATTATATCTTTATTGGTGAACTTAAAAAAGCATTAGAAAAATTAAATGATGGACTATCTTTTACCCAAGGTGATAATCAATTACAAAAATACAGACTTTCTCTTTTCATGCTCAAAGCATCTGTCTTATCTCAATTAGGTTATTCTGATGAAGCAAAAGCAAATTATAATAATGTTGCAGAAACTATAGAAAAAATTCCTGAGTACTCCTCCGATGCAGATTACTATAAAAAAATATTTAAGCACTCATCATACATTCTTACCTATGAACAAGACAGAGCTCAAATACCAGGTAATGCCGAGCAGAAAAAACAATACCTGTTACAAACTTATAAGGACATAAAACAGATTAAAAATAATACTATTATAAAAACGGTATTATCTGTTCACTGTTTACGTGCTCTCGTATCATATTATACAGAATTGAATGATACTAATAAAGCAGAACAATATTTGAAAGAAGGGGATTCTCTTCATTCCGATTTCCCTGGCTGGATTATTAAAAGAAATTTTCTGCTGGGTAATATAGAAAAAAAGAAAAAGAATTATACAAAAGCAATAGAAGTCTACAACATTGCTTTGAAGGATGCAGGTCTGTACCAGCGTAAATATGAAGAAACTCAAATTTACAACCAGATAGCTGAATGCTACCATGAACTAAAAGATTACAAAAATGAGTCTTTATATCTGGACAAAAGCAAACGCTTAAATACGAGTATAGATATTGATGAAAAAGCAACAGCCGGAGAAGTTCTGAAGCACGCAACAAAAAATGAAATTGGAGAAAGTTCTTTTCTGAATCCAACCAAACTTTATTACCTCATTGCCATTCCATTCCTAATTGTAATTTTGATTATTATTCTTAGGCGAAAAACAACTCAAAGTAATATTATTGATGTTATAACCGAAAAGCCTGCCGGGAGTGAAGATGAAAACGAAGCTGAAAAATTGAATCACGAAACACTGAATTTATTAATAAATCTTGCTGAAGATGATGATCCTTCTTTCTATTTTAAATTCAATGATGTATTTCCTGATTTCAGTGAAAATCTTTTAAAAATTAATCCCAAACTCACACAATCCGATTTAGAATATTGTGCGATGATGAAACTGAATTTTGACACAAAAAAAATAGCATCAATAAAACGTTTATCTATTGGTGCTGTGGAAAGTAAGAAGTACAGAATCAGAAAAAAACTGGATATCTCCACAGAAGAAAATATCTATATCTGGCTGATGGATAAGTAA
- a CDS encoding DMT family transporter yields the protein MNWIILVIAALFEVGFASCLGKAKETTGTESYWWYGGFIACLTISMALLIKATQTLPIGTAYAVWTGLGAVGTVLMGIFVFKDPAGFWRLFFLFTLVSSIVGLKAVSH from the coding sequence ATGAACTGGATCATCTTAGTTATCGCTGCATTATTTGAAGTAGGCTTTGCCTCATGTCTGGGAAAAGCAAAAGAAACAACCGGAACTGAATCCTACTGGTGGTATGGAGGATTTATTGCATGCCTTACGATAAGTATGGCATTGTTAATCAAAGCAACACAAACATTGCCAATTGGTACAGCCTATGCTGTATGGACAGGTCTGGGAGCCGTAGGGACTGTCCTTATGGGAATTTTTGTTTTCAAAGATCCGGCTGGCTTCTGGCGTTTATTTTTCCTGTTTACTCTGGTAAGCTCTATTGTTGGATTAAAGGCTGTATCTCACTAA
- a CDS encoding alkaline phosphatase codes for MDRRRFLKGTAVLSGFLTINPAGLFAGSTNPNSVSKKTAKNIIFMISDGMSSGTLAMANQYSLNTLGKNSYWIGLYLENKVSRALMDTASASSIVTDSAAASSAFGGGKRVKNGVLNIGINGEMHTPIWQKFKKAGKKTACVTTVTITHATPAGFCINSEKRNAEPEIAEKYAQEGFDVMMGGGDEFFNAAKREDKKDIYSLYQKKGYQILKNRTDLQKTEKGKKLLGVFSTGALPYTIDRTNILGLQNTPTLSEMTKAAIDQLKDHKEGFVLQVEGGKVDWAAHANDVAALIHDQLAFEEAVKTVMDFAEKDGNTLVIITTDHGNANPGTIYGAEATKNFNTIANYKYTNEYILNNIHESFNLQQMKDWIFETNKFSLTDEEAKHLLSFYTGAEKQEEGLYNYKKMPFKAYSEIQKKHNSVGWISMDHSGDYVELAMYGPGSELLKPFVKNTDLHYLMLEATAVHI; via the coding sequence ATGGACAGACGAAGGTTTCTAAAAGGAACAGCAGTACTTTCAGGATTTCTGACGATAAACCCTGCCGGTTTATTTGCAGGTAGTACAAATCCTAATTCAGTAAGCAAAAAGACAGCTAAGAATATCATTTTTATGATTAGTGACGGAATGAGTTCCGGAACTCTGGCTATGGCAAATCAATATTCCCTGAACACACTTGGAAAAAACAGTTACTGGATCGGGCTTTATCTGGAAAACAAAGTAAGCCGCGCTTTGATGGATACAGCCTCTGCCAGTTCTATAGTTACAGATTCTGCAGCAGCCAGCTCAGCTTTTGGTGGCGGAAAACGCGTGAAAAACGGTGTTTTGAATATAGGTATTAATGGTGAAATGCATACTCCTATATGGCAGAAATTTAAGAAAGCCGGCAAGAAAACAGCTTGTGTAACCACTGTCACTATAACCCATGCAACACCTGCCGGATTTTGTATCAACTCTGAAAAAAGAAATGCGGAACCGGAGATTGCAGAAAAATATGCACAGGAGGGATTTGATGTAATGATGGGCGGTGGCGATGAATTTTTTAATGCTGCAAAAAGGGAAGACAAGAAAGACATTTACAGTTTATATCAAAAGAAAGGTTATCAGATTCTGAAGAATCGCACAGATTTACAAAAAACAGAAAAAGGAAAAAAGTTGCTCGGAGTATTTAGCACTGGTGCACTACCCTACACCATTGACAGAACTAATATCCTCGGACTTCAGAATACTCCTACTCTTTCAGAGATGACAAAAGCTGCTATAGACCAACTGAAAGATCACAAAGAAGGCTTTGTATTACAGGTTGAAGGCGGAAAAGTAGACTGGGCAGCTCATGCTAACGATGTTGCAGCGCTTATTCATGATCAGCTAGCTTTTGAAGAAGCTGTAAAAACCGTAATGGACTTTGCTGAAAAAGATGGAAATACGCTTGTCATTATAACTACCGACCACGGAAACGCCAATCCTGGGACTATATATGGCGCCGAAGCAACTAAAAACTTCAATACAATAGCCAATTACAAATATACCAATGAGTATATTCTAAACAATATCCACGAGAGCTTTAATCTTCAGCAGATGAAAGACTGGATTTTTGAAACCAATAAGTTCAGCCTTACTGACGAAGAAGCAAAACATTTGCTCAGCTTCTATACAGGTGCCGAAAAACAGGAAGAAGGTTTATATAACTACAAAAAAATGCCTTTCAAAGCCTATTCGGAAATTCAGAAAAAACACAATTCTGTTGGCTGGATTAGTATGGATCATTCCGGAGACTATGTAGAACTAGCCATGTATGGGCCTGGCAGCGAACTCTTAAAACCATTTGTAAAAAATACGGATCTGCATTACCTGATGCTGGAAGCAACAGCAGTACATATATAA